One part of the [Pantoea] beijingensis genome encodes these proteins:
- a CDS encoding YcgN family cysteine cluster protein has protein sequence MTEIPFWQQKRLEQMTDEEWESLCDGCGQCCLNKLQDADTDEIYFTNVACDQLNIKTCQCRNYERRFEYEEDCIKLTRENLPTFSWLPPSCAYRLLAEGKTLPVWHPLRSGSKTAMHAARISVRHIAVRESEVVDWEDHIMNRPGWAK, from the coding sequence ATGACTGAGATCCCTTTCTGGCAACAAAAGCGGCTTGAACAAATGACCGATGAGGAATGGGAATCCTTATGTGATGGTTGTGGTCAGTGCTGCCTCAATAAATTGCAGGATGCTGATACCGACGAAATCTATTTCACCAACGTCGCTTGCGATCAGCTCAATATTAAAACCTGCCAGTGTCGCAATTATGAACGTCGCTTTGAGTACGAAGAGGATTGCATAAAACTGACGCGGGAAAACCTGCCTACATTCTCATGGCTGCCTCCAAGCTGTGCATATCGGCTGTTGGCGGAAGGGAAAACACTTCCGGTATGGCATCCGTTACGTAGCGGATCAAAAACGGCGATGCATGCTGCGCGCATCTCCGTACGCCATATCGCAGTGAGGGAGAGTGAAGTGGTGGACTGGGAAGATCACATTATGAATCGCCCTGGCTGGGCTAAGTAA
- a CDS encoding fumarylacetoacetate hydrolase family protein has product MYQHRNWQGELLDFPVGKVVCVGSNYAMHIKEMGSATPDEPVVFIKPESALCDLREPISIPKDFGAVHHEVELAVLIGATLKQATEEHVSRAIAGYGLALDLTLRDIQAKLKKAGQPWEKAKAFDYSCPLSGFIPTAKFTHDPQNVELKLIVNGEVRQQGSTAEMIHKILPLIAYMSKYFTLRAGDVVITGTPAGVGPMLSGDKLELSLGGHGISTRVL; this is encoded by the coding sequence ATGTATCAGCATCGTAACTGGCAGGGCGAATTGTTAGATTTCCCAGTCGGCAAAGTCGTTTGTGTCGGCAGTAATTATGCTATGCACATCAAAGAGATGGGAAGTGCAACACCGGATGAACCGGTTGTTTTCATTAAACCAGAGTCTGCATTATGCGATTTGCGTGAACCTATTTCGATCCCTAAAGATTTCGGCGCAGTACATCATGAAGTCGAGCTGGCGGTGCTGATTGGTGCCACGCTGAAACAAGCGACGGAAGAACATGTTTCCAGGGCGATTGCCGGGTATGGTCTCGCGCTGGATCTGACGTTGCGCGATATTCAGGCGAAGCTGAAAAAAGCAGGGCAGCCCTGGGAGAAAGCGAAAGCTTTTGACTATTCATGTCCGTTATCGGGCTTTATCCCTACAGCAAAATTCACGCATGATCCGCAGAATGTGGAACTGAAACTGATCGTCAATGGTGAAGTGCGCCAGCAAGGCAGTACCGCAGAGATGATTCATAAAATTCTGCCGCTTATCGCTTACATGAGTAAATATTTTACCCTGCGTGCCGGAGATGTGGTGATTACCGGAACTCCCGCAGGTGTGGGGCCGATGTTATCGGGTGATAAACTTGAACTCTCCCTGGGCGGTCACGGTATTTCAACGCGTGTACTGTAA